The following are encoded in a window of Massilia sp. R2A-15 genomic DNA:
- the rplV gene encoding 50S ribosomal protein L22, giving the protein MMETKAILKGVRLSDQKGRLVADLIRGKKVGAALDILQFSPKKGATIIKKVLESAIANAEHNDGADIDELKVVQIYVEKGPILKRFTARAKGRGDRISKQSCHIYVTVGN; this is encoded by the coding sequence ATAATGGAAACCAAAGCTATCCTCAAAGGTGTGCGCCTGTCGGACCAAAAGGGCCGTCTGGTAGCAGATCTGATCCGCGGCAAGAAGGTCGGCGCAGCACTCGACATCCTGCAATTTAGCCCGAAGAAGGGTGCGACCATCATCAAGAAGGTTCTGGAGTCCGCCATCGCGAACGCCGAGCACAATGACGGCGCCGACATCGACGAGCTGAAGGTCGTTCAGATCTACGTTGAAAAGGGCCCGATCCTCAAGCGCTTCACTGCACGCGCTAAGGGCCGGGGCGATCGTATCTCCAAACAATCCTGTCACATCTACGTGACTGTCGGTAACTAA
- the rpsC gene encoding 30S ribosomal protein S3 — translation MGQKIHPTGFRLSVTRNWASRWYAGNGNFAQMLNEDLAARAFLKKKLKNASVGRIVIERPAKNARFTIYSSRPGVVIGKKGEDIEVLKSSLTKIMGVPVHVNIEEIRKPEIDSQLIADSISQQLEKRIMFRRAMKRAMQNAMRLGALGIKIMSSGRLNGIEIARKEWYREGRVPLHTLRADIDYGTSEASTTYGIIGVKVWVYKGDRSPTGEAPVIDTPADEKKSRGPRRDDGKPAGRPRPAGAKPSPTGAPAVRARPAVKLPAAAAAAPAEKAGE, via the coding sequence ATGGGACAGAAGATTCATCCAACAGGCTTCCGCCTGTCAGTAACCCGTAACTGGGCGTCGCGTTGGTACGCGGGCAATGGTAACTTTGCCCAAATGCTCAACGAAGACCTCGCAGCACGTGCGTTCCTGAAAAAGAAACTGAAGAACGCTTCGGTTGGCCGCATCGTCATCGAGCGTCCTGCCAAGAACGCGCGCTTCACGATCTACAGCTCGCGCCCAGGCGTGGTCATTGGTAAAAAAGGCGAAGACATCGAAGTACTGAAGTCGTCGCTGACCAAGATCATGGGTGTGCCGGTGCACGTCAATATCGAAGAGATCCGCAAGCCGGAAATCGACTCGCAGCTGATCGCCGATTCGATTTCGCAGCAGCTGGAAAAGCGCATCATGTTCCGTCGCGCAATGAAGCGCGCGATGCAAAACGCGATGCGCCTGGGCGCCCTCGGCATCAAGATCATGTCGTCCGGTCGTCTGAACGGTATCGAGATCGCCCGCAAAGAGTGGTACCGCGAAGGCCGCGTGCCTCTGCACACCCTGCGCGCCGATATCGACTACGGTACCAGCGAAGCGTCGACCACCTACGGCATCATCGGTGTCAAGGTGTGGGTCTACAAGGGTGACCGCTCGCCTACCGGCGAAGCACCAGTGATCGACACCCCAGCCGACGAGAAGAAGAGCCGCGGTCCACGCCGTGACGATGGCAAGCCAGCAGGCCGCCCACGTCCAGCAGGCGCCAAGCCATCCCCGACTGGCGCACCAGCCGTCCGTGCCCGTCCAGCTGTCAAGCTGCCGGCCGCCGCTGCTGCTGCTCCAGCTGAGAAAGCAGGAGAATAA
- the rpmD gene encoding 50S ribosomal protein L30: MAEAKKTVKVQLVMGLIGTRESHRATVRGLGLRRVNSVSELEDTPSVRGMINKVSYLVKVVS, translated from the coding sequence ATGGCAGAAGCTAAAAAAACCGTCAAGGTTCAGTTGGTCATGGGCCTGATCGGCACGCGCGAATCGCATCGTGCGACCGTGCGCGGCCTGGGCCTGCGTCGCGTCAACTCGGTTTCCGAGCTGGAAGACACCCCATCGGTGCGCGGCATGATCAACAAAGTCTCGTACCTCGTTAAAGTTGTCTCGTAA
- the rplE gene encoding 50S ribosomal protein L5 — MARLQDFYKEKVVADLTEKFGYKSVMQVPRLTKITLNMGLGEAIADKKIIEHATGDLTKIAGQKPVTTKARKAIAGFKIREGYPIGTMVTLRGARMYEFLDRFITVALPRVRDFRGVNGRSFDGRGNYNIGVKEQIIFPEIEYDKIDALRGMNISITTTAKTDDEAKALLAAFKFPFRN, encoded by the coding sequence ATGGCCCGTCTTCAAGATTTTTACAAAGAAAAAGTCGTTGCCGACCTGACCGAGAAATTCGGTTACAAGTCGGTAATGCAAGTGCCACGCCTGACCAAGATCACCCTGAACATGGGCCTTGGCGAAGCGATCGCTGACAAGAAGATCATCGAGCACGCGACCGGCGACCTGACCAAGATTGCTGGCCAGAAGCCAGTGACCACCAAGGCTCGTAAGGCTATCGCAGGTTTCAAGATCCGCGAAGGCTATCCGATCGGTACCATGGTCACCCTGCGCGGCGCCCGTATGTACGAATTCCTCGATCGTTTCATCACCGTGGCCCTGCCGCGCGTGCGTGACTTCCGTGGCGTCAACGGCCGTTCGTTCGATGGTCGTGGCAACTACAACATCGGTGTCAAGGAACAGATCATTTTCCCTGAGATCGAGTACGACAAGATCGATGCGCTGCGTGGTATGAACATCAGCATCACCACCACCGCCAAGACCGACGACGAAGCGAAAGCTCTGCTCGCCGCCTTCAAATTCCCGTTCAGAAACTGA
- the rplD gene encoding 50S ribosomal protein L4, which translates to MELKLLNEQGQAGSNVAAADTVFGRDYNEALIHQIVVAYAANARSGNRKQKDREEVHHTTKKPWRQKGTGRARAGMSSSPLWRGGGRIFPNSPDENFTHKVNKKMYRAGICSILSQLAREERLVVVEGMSIDAPKTKLLSQKLQGMGLESVMIITDTLDENLMLASRNLPNVLVVEPRHADPMSLVFYKKIVVTKAALTMIEEMFA; encoded by the coding sequence ATGGAACTCAAGCTTCTGAATGAGCAAGGACAAGCAGGTTCGAACGTCGCCGCAGCCGATACCGTTTTCGGCCGTGACTACAACGAAGCCCTGATCCACCAGATCGTCGTCGCCTACGCCGCCAACGCGCGTTCGGGCAACCGCAAGCAGAAAGATCGTGAAGAAGTCCACCACACGACCAAGAAGCCATGGCGCCAAAAAGGCACCGGCCGCGCTCGCGCTGGTATGTCGTCGTCGCCACTGTGGCGCGGCGGTGGTCGCATCTTCCCGAACTCGCCTGACGAGAACTTCACCCACAAAGTGAACAAGAAGATGTATCGCGCAGGTATCTGCTCGATCCTGTCCCAGCTGGCTCGCGAAGAGCGCCTGGTCGTCGTCGAAGGCATGTCCATCGACGCACCGAAGACCAAGCTGCTGTCGCAAAAGCTGCAGGGCATGGGCCTGGAATCGGTCATGATCATCACCGACACCCTGGACGAGAACCTGATGCTGGCATCGCGCAACCTGCCTAACGTGCTGGTCGTCGAGCCGCGTCACGCCGATCCGATGTCGCTGGTGTTCTACAAAAAAATCGTGGTCACCAAAGCTGCACTGACCATGATCGAGGAGATGTTCGCATGA
- the rpsH gene encoding 30S ribosomal protein S8: MSMSDPIADMLTRIRNAQGVQKTTVAMPSSKVKVAIANVLKDEGYIEDFAVTEAGGKSELKIGLKYYAGRPVIERLDRVSRPGLRVYKGKDEIPSVMNGLGVAIVSTPQGVMTDRKARATGVGGEVICYVA, from the coding sequence ATGAGTATGAGCGATCCTATCGCCGATATGCTGACCCGCATTCGCAACGCCCAGGGCGTACAAAAAACGACCGTGGCAATGCCGTCGTCGAAAGTCAAGGTGGCGATTGCCAACGTCCTCAAGGACGAGGGTTACATTGAAGATTTCGCTGTCACCGAAGCCGGTGGCAAGTCGGAACTGAAAATCGGTTTGAAGTATTACGCTGGCCGTCCGGTCATCGAGCGCCTCGATCGCGTGTCCCGTCCGGGCCTGCGCGTCTACAAAGGCAAAGATGAAATCCCTAGCGTCATGAATGGCTTGGGCGTGGCGATCGTGTCGACTCCGCAAGGCGTCATGACCGATCGCAAAGCGCGCGCTACCGGTGTCGGTGGCGAAGTTATTTGCTACGTGGCTTAA
- the rpsN gene encoding 30S ribosomal protein S14, whose protein sequence is MAKLALINREQKRADLVEKFAAKRAALKAIIDDQSKTEEERYEARLKLQALPRNSAPTRQRNRCAITGRPRGTFRKFGLARIKLREFAMRGEIPGMTKASW, encoded by the coding sequence ATGGCAAAACTAGCACTGATTAACCGCGAACAGAAGCGTGCAGACCTGGTGGAGAAATTCGCCGCAAAGCGTGCCGCTCTGAAAGCCATCATCGACGACCAGTCGAAGACGGAAGAAGAACGTTATGAAGCCCGTCTGAAGTTGCAGGCACTGCCGCGCAACTCGGCCCCGACCCGCCAGCGTAACCGCTGCGCGATCACCGGCCGTCCACGTGGCACATTCCGTAAATTCGGTCTGGCACGTATCAAGCTCCGTGAATTCGCCATGCGTGGCGAAATTCCGGGTATGACTAAAGCAAGCTGGTAA
- a CDS encoding BrnT family toxin, whose product MKPFGNLKVEWDARKAASNLRKHGVSFDEAKAVLDDPLSQFVLDRDHSVEECRFRAVGHSADGRILVIICTERGKRTRILTARPATCSERKLYERG is encoded by the coding sequence ATGAAACCATTTGGCAATTTGAAGGTCGAATGGGATGCGCGCAAGGCCGCTTCCAACCTGCGAAAACATGGCGTATCGTTTGATGAAGCGAAGGCCGTGCTGGATGATCCGCTGTCGCAATTTGTGCTGGATCGCGATCATTCGGTAGAGGAGTGCCGGTTTCGTGCAGTCGGTCACTCTGCGGACGGGCGTATTTTGGTCATTATCTGCACTGAGCGCGGAAAACGAACCAGAATTTTGACTGCGCGCCCTGCAACGTGCTCGGAGAGGAAACTATATGAGCGAGGTTGA
- the rplN gene encoding 50S ribosomal protein L14, with product MIQTESRLEVADNTGAKEVMCIKVLGGSKRRYAGIGDVIKVTVKVAAPRGRVKKGEIYNAVVVRTAKGVRRQDGSLVKFDGNAAVLLNAKLEPIGTRIFGPVTRELRTEKFMKIVSLAPEVL from the coding sequence ATGATTCAAACTGAAAGCCGGCTCGAAGTGGCCGACAATACCGGTGCCAAGGAAGTCATGTGCATCAAGGTATTGGGCGGTTCCAAGCGCCGTTATGCTGGCATTGGCGACGTGATCAAGGTAACCGTCAAGGTTGCTGCGCCACGCGGCCGTGTCAAAAAAGGTGAAATTTATAACGCTGTGGTTGTGCGTACCGCTAAAGGTGTGCGCCGCCAAGACGGCTCCCTGGTGAAGTTCGACGGCAACGCTGCCGTGCTGCTCAACGCCAAGCTGGAACCGATCGGTACGCGTATTTTTGGACCAGTCACGCGCGAACTGCGCACTGAAAAGTTCATGAAGATCGTGTCCCTGGCACCTGAAGTTCTGTAA
- a CDS encoding tetratricopeptide repeat protein, with protein MSAISLHAGATEVGINAAGQVLLDRGQSLLAQGQVQQAFDAYREAAKADPASSLPDSMSAGLFGYLAERSTGDQRAKFLAQSLAFARSALTHNSADPIANELIRLAEQDAPTHLHAPTKEAADLVEAGESLFAQRRLPEALAKYELAAQVDPLYSAAWVFAGDCFYVEKRWAEAEARFRKAASIEPLNGQAWRFLSDALAQQGKKQDAQDALLSGIAAQPTQRPNWDKLDTMLRAGGVTMARLNLRRRASATLDPATHKPTVNLDKQLLDKPQGADTSFWTMYGMTLATAMAQKDPAASPFSLELQALRTALKVDADLQEKEPRSFDDPGLALLRKLGAQGQLETAILLLMYRESYRPEFEAWKKAHPNGVREFVLLQNVRP; from the coding sequence TTGTCCGCCATCTCCCTGCATGCCGGGGCCACCGAAGTGGGCATCAATGCCGCGGGCCAGGTGCTGCTCGATCGCGGCCAGAGCCTGTTGGCGCAAGGCCAGGTGCAGCAGGCGTTCGATGCCTACCGCGAAGCGGCCAAGGCCGATCCGGCGTCGTCGCTGCCAGACTCGATGAGCGCAGGCCTGTTCGGGTATCTGGCCGAGCGCAGCACCGGCGACCAGCGCGCCAAGTTCCTGGCGCAGTCGCTGGCGTTTGCGCGCAGTGCGCTGACACATAACAGCGCCGACCCCATCGCCAACGAACTCATCCGACTCGCAGAGCAGGATGCGCCAACGCATCTGCACGCGCCCACCAAGGAAGCGGCCGATCTGGTCGAGGCCGGCGAATCGCTGTTCGCCCAGCGGCGCCTGCCGGAAGCGTTGGCCAAATACGAATTGGCGGCGCAGGTCGATCCGCTGTACTCGGCCGCCTGGGTCTTCGCCGGCGACTGCTTCTACGTTGAAAAGCGCTGGGCCGAGGCGGAGGCGCGCTTTCGCAAGGCGGCGTCGATCGAACCGCTGAATGGCCAGGCGTGGCGCTTCCTGTCGGATGCGCTGGCGCAGCAGGGCAAGAAGCAGGATGCGCAAGACGCGCTATTGAGCGGCATCGCGGCGCAGCCGACCCAGCGGCCGAACTGGGACAAGCTCGATACCATGTTGCGCGCAGGCGGGGTGACGATGGCGCGGCTGAACCTGCGGCGCCGCGCCAGCGCCACGCTCGATCCGGCGACCCACAAGCCCACCGTCAACCTCGACAAGCAGTTGCTCGACAAGCCGCAGGGCGCCGACACAAGCTTCTGGACGATGTACGGGATGACGCTTGCCACTGCCATGGCTCAGAAGGATCCGGCCGCCTCGCCGTTCTCCCTTGAGCTCCAGGCGCTGAGGACTGCGCTGAAGGTGGACGCCGACCTGCAGGAAAAAGAGCCGCGCTCCTTCGACGACCCGGGCCTGGCGCTGTTGCGCAAGCTTGGGGCGCAGGGGCAACTGGAGACGGCGATCCTGCTGCTGATGTATCGGGAGTCGTATCGCCCCGAATTCGAGGCCTGGAAGAAGGCGCATCCGAACGGCGTGCGCGAGTTTGTGCTGCTGCAGAACGTGCGGCCCTGA
- the rplR gene encoding 50S ribosomal protein L18 produces MDKKESRLRRGRQTRIKIAEMKVNRLSVHRTNLHIYANLISPDAKILVSASTAEAEVRAELAGKSGKGGNAAAAALVGKRVAEKALKAGITEVAFDRSGFRYHGRVKALAEAAREAGLKF; encoded by the coding sequence ATGGACAAGAAAGAATCACGTCTGCGTCGTGGACGCCAGACCCGCATCAAAATTGCGGAGATGAAAGTAAATCGCCTGTCGGTACATCGTACCAACCTGCACATTTACGCCAACCTGATCAGCCCGGACGCGAAGATCCTGGTTTCGGCCTCGACCGCCGAAGCCGAAGTGCGCGCCGAACTGGCAGGCAAGTCCGGCAAGGGTGGCAATGCCGCCGCTGCCGCACTGGTCGGCAAGCGCGTCGCCGAGAAGGCACTGAAAGCAGGGATTACCGAAGTTGCGTTCGACCGCTCCGGTTTCCGTTACCACGGCCGTGTGAAGGCGCTGGCAGAAGCCGCGCGTGAAGCCGGTCTGAAGTTCTAA
- the rpsQ gene encoding 30S ribosomal protein S17, with the protein MTETTKVALKRTLVGKVVSDKMDKTVTVLIERHVKHPLYGKIIMRSNKYHAHDETNSVKMGDTVEIQEGRPISKTKAWTVTKVVQAAPVI; encoded by the coding sequence ATGACCGAAACTACTAAAGTCGCGCTGAAGCGCACGCTGGTTGGCAAGGTCGTGTCCGACAAGATGGACAAGACGGTCACCGTCCTGATCGAGCGTCACGTCAAGCACCCGCTGTACGGCAAGATCATCATGCGTTCGAACAAGTATCACGCGCATGACGAGACCAACTCGGTCAAGATGGGTGACACCGTCGAGATCCAGGAAGGTCGCCCGATCTCCAAGACCAAGGCTTGGACGGTTACCAAGGTTGTGCAAGCAGCCCCAGTGATCTAA
- the rpmC gene encoding 50S ribosomal protein L29 yields MKATELRGKDQDALQKELNELLKAQFGMRMQIATQQLSNTSQLKKVRRDIARVKTVMNSKDAK; encoded by the coding sequence ATGAAAGCAACAGAACTCCGCGGCAAGGACCAGGACGCTCTCCAGAAAGAGCTGAATGAGTTGTTGAAGGCACAGTTCGGCATGCGCATGCAAATCGCTACGCAGCAGCTGAGCAACACTTCCCAGCTCAAGAAGGTACGCCGCGATATCGCGCGTGTGAAGACGGTAATGAACTCGAAGGATGCCAAATGA
- the rplC gene encoding 50S ribosomal protein L3 — translation MSLGLLGRKVGMMRIFTDDGDSIPVTVLDVSNNRVAQVKTPETDGYTAVQVAFGQRRASRVTKAVAGHHAKAGVEAGTMLKEFRVDAAKAAELKAGDVVAASLFEVGQKIDVQGVTIGKGYAGTIKRHHFSSGRATHGNSRSHNVPGSIGMAQDPGRVFPGKRMTGHLGDVNRTVQNLEIARIDADRQLLLVKGAVPGAKNGQVVVSPAIKTKAQKGA, via the coding sequence ATGAGCCTAGGCCTTCTCGGTCGCAAGGTTGGTATGATGCGCATCTTCACGGATGACGGGGATTCGATCCCAGTTACCGTGCTCGACGTGTCGAACAACCGTGTTGCGCAAGTCAAAACTCCTGAAACGGATGGTTACACCGCCGTTCAGGTCGCATTCGGTCAACGTCGCGCATCCCGCGTGACCAAAGCTGTTGCGGGTCACCACGCCAAAGCTGGCGTCGAAGCCGGTACGATGCTGAAGGAATTCCGCGTCGATGCCGCTAAAGCTGCAGAACTGAAAGCTGGCGACGTCGTCGCTGCCTCGCTGTTTGAAGTCGGTCAGAAGATCGACGTGCAGGGCGTCACGATCGGTAAAGGCTATGCCGGTACCATCAAGCGTCACCACTTCTCGTCGGGTCGCGCAACGCACGGTAACTCGCGTTCGCACAACGTTCCAGGTTCCATCGGTATGGCGCAAGATCCAGGCCGCGTGTTCCCTGGTAAGCGCATGACCGGTCACCTCGGTGACGTCAACCGCACCGTACAGAATCTCGAAATCGCCCGTATCGATGCCGACCGTCAGCTGCTGCTGGTCAAAGGCGCCGTACCAGGTGCGAAAAATGGCCAGGTCGTCGTGTCGCCTGCCATCAAAACCAAAGCACAGAAGGGAGCTTAA
- the rplB gene encoding 50S ribosomal protein L2, whose amino-acid sequence MALVKMKPTSPGRRGMVKVVNPDLYKGRPFAALVEKKSKTAGRNNNGHITTRHIGGGHKQHYRLIDFKRQKDGIPAKVERIEYDPNRTANIALLCYADGERQYIIATKGMAVGDSVMNGSEAPIKSGNCLPIRNIPVGTVMHCVEMLPGKGAQMARTAGAGVVLMAREGTYAQVRLRSGEVRRVHIECRATVGEVGNAEHSLRKIGKAGAMRWRGVRPTVRGVVMNPIDHPHGGGEGRTAAGRHPVSPWGQQTKGKKTRRNKRTTSMIVSRRGKK is encoded by the coding sequence ATGGCACTCGTTAAGATGAAACCAACCTCGCCAGGCCGTCGCGGCATGGTGAAGGTTGTGAACCCGGACCTGTACAAAGGCCGTCCGTTCGCAGCCCTGGTTGAAAAGAAATCGAAGACCGCCGGCCGTAACAACAACGGCCACATCACCACCCGTCACATCGGTGGTGGTCACAAGCAGCACTACCGCCTGATCGACTTCAAGCGTCAGAAGGACGGCATTCCTGCGAAGGTCGAGCGGATCGAATACGATCCAAACCGTACCGCCAACATCGCCCTGCTGTGCTACGCAGACGGTGAGCGCCAGTACATCATCGCTACCAAGGGCATGGCCGTTGGCGACAGCGTGATGAACGGTTCGGAAGCGCCGATCAAGTCGGGCAACTGCCTGCCAATCCGTAACATCCCGGTCGGTACCGTGATGCATTGCGTCGAAATGCTGCCAGGTAAGGGTGCCCAGATGGCCCGTACCGCCGGCGCCGGCGTCGTGCTGATGGCCCGCGAAGGCACCTACGCCCAGGTCCGCCTGCGCTCGGGTGAAGTGCGCCGCGTCCACATCGAATGCCGTGCAACGGTAGGCGAAGTCGGTAACGCCGAGCACAGCCTGCGCAAGATCGGTAAAGCCGGTGCGATGCGCTGGCGCGGTGTGCGTCCTACCGTTCGCGGTGTGGTCATGAACCCGATCGATCACCCGCACGGTGGTGGTGAGGGACGTACGGCAGCTGGTCGTCATCCAGTGTCGCCTTGGGGTCAACAGACGAAGGGTAAGAAGACGCGCCGTAACAAGCGTACGACTTCCATGATCGTCTCGCGCCGCGGCAAGAAATAA
- the rplF gene encoding 50S ribosomal protein L6 has product MSRVAKMPITVPAGAEVAITAQSITVKGPLGTLVQPLNGLVKVENNNGTLSFDIVDDSRESNAMSGTLRALVNNMVTGVTKGFEKKLTLVGVGYKAQAAGDKLNLSLGFSHPVAHAMPAGVTATTPTPTEILIKGIDRQQVGQVAAEVRAYRSPEPYKGKGVRYADEVVKLKETKKK; this is encoded by the coding sequence ATGTCTCGAGTAGCTAAGATGCCGATCACTGTACCAGCTGGCGCCGAAGTGGCGATCACTGCACAGTCGATCACGGTAAAAGGTCCGTTGGGTACGCTGGTTCAGCCCCTGAACGGCCTGGTAAAGGTAGAAAATAACAACGGCACCCTGTCGTTCGACATCGTCGACGACAGCCGCGAGTCGAATGCGATGTCGGGCACCCTGCGCGCCCTGGTCAACAACATGGTGACCGGCGTGACCAAGGGCTTCGAGAAGAAGCTGACCCTGGTCGGCGTGGGCTACAAGGCCCAGGCCGCCGGCGACAAGCTGAACCTGTCGCTCGGTTTCTCGCATCCGGTCGCGCATGCGATGCCAGCTGGCGTCACTGCAACGACCCCGACCCCGACCGAAATCCTGATCAAGGGTATCGATCGCCAGCAGGTCGGCCAGGTTGCCGCTGAAGTGCGTGCTTACCGCTCCCCTGAGCCTTACAAGGGCAAGGGCGTCCGTTATGCGGACGAAGTGGTTAAGCTTAAAGAAACCAAGAAGAAATAA
- the rpsE gene encoding 30S ribosomal protein S5, with product MAKMQAKMQSDKPDDGMREKMIAINRVTKVVKGGRIMGFAALTVVGDGDGRIGMGKGKSKEVPVGVQKAMEEARRNLIKVPLKNGTLHHTVTGRHGASKVMMMPAKPGTGVIAGGAMRAIFEVMGVTDVVAKSTGSSNPYNLVRATLDGLSKMSTASDIAAKRGKSVEDILA from the coding sequence ATGGCAAAAATGCAAGCTAAAATGCAAAGCGACAAGCCGGATGATGGCATGCGCGAAAAAATGATCGCGATCAACCGCGTGACCAAAGTGGTCAAGGGTGGTCGTATCATGGGTTTCGCCGCATTGACCGTCGTCGGTGACGGCGATGGCCGCATCGGCATGGGCAAGGGCAAGTCGAAGGAAGTACCGGTTGGTGTGCAGAAGGCAATGGAAGAAGCCCGTCGCAACCTGATCAAGGTGCCTCTGAAGAACGGTACCCTGCACCACACCGTTACCGGCCGTCACGGCGCATCGAAAGTAATGATGATGCCTGCCAAGCCTGGTACCGGCGTGATCGCCGGCGGCGCAATGCGCGCTATCTTCGAAGTAATGGGCGTGACCGACGTCGTGGCGAAATCCACCGGCTCGTCGAACCCTTACAATCTGGTCCGCGCCACCCTCGACGGTCTGTCGAAGATGAGCACGGCTTCCGACATCGCCGCCAAGCGCGGCAAGTCGGTTGAAGACATCCTGGCTTAA
- the rplW gene encoding 50S ribosomal protein L23, whose translation MSAPIKFSEERLMKVLQAPVISEKATMVAEKNEQIVFRVLPDATKPEIKAAVELLFKVEVESVQTVNREGKQKRSGRFNGRRNHTKRAFVCLKPGQEINFSEEAK comes from the coding sequence ATGAGCGCCCCAATCAAATTTAGCGAAGAGCGCCTGATGAAGGTGCTGCAGGCGCCGGTCATTTCCGAGAAGGCCACCATGGTCGCGGAAAAGAACGAGCAGATCGTGTTCCGTGTCCTGCCTGACGCCACCAAGCCTGAAATCAAGGCCGCCGTTGAACTGCTGTTCAAGGTCGAAGTGGAATCGGTGCAGACCGTCAATCGCGAAGGTAAGCAGAAGCGTTCGGGCCGTTTCAACGGTCGTCGCAACCATACCAAGCGTGCTTTCGTGTGCCTGAAGCCTGGCCAGGAAATCAACTTCTCCGAGGAGGCTAAATAA
- the rplP gene encoding 50S ribosomal protein L16 — MLQPARRKYRKEQKGRNTGISHTRGTAVSFGEFGLKAVARGRITARQIEAARRAMTRHIKRGGRIWIRVFPDKPISNKPAEVRMGNGKGNPEYYVAEIQPGKVLYEMDGVAEELAREAFRLAAAKLPLATTFVVRQVGQ, encoded by the coding sequence ATGCTGCAACCAGCACGCAGGAAGTATCGTAAAGAGCAGAAAGGCCGTAACACCGGCATTTCGCACACCCGCGGCACCGCTGTGTCGTTCGGTGAGTTCGGCCTGAAGGCAGTCGCCCGCGGCCGTATCACCGCACGCCAGATCGAGGCAGCTCGTCGCGCCATGACCCGTCACATCAAACGTGGCGGCCGTATCTGGATCCGCGTTTTCCCGGACAAGCCGATTTCGAACAAGCCGGCCGAAGTTCGTATGGGTAACGGTAAGGGCAATCCGGAATACTACGTCGCTGAAATCCAGCCAGGCAAGGTCCTGTACGAGATGGACGGCGTCGCAGAAGAACTGGCGCGCGAAGCATTCCGCCTGGCCGCTGCCAAACTGCCGCTGGCTACGACGTTTGTCGTGCGCCAGGTCGGTCAATAA
- the rplX gene encoding 50S ribosomal protein L24: MDKIRKNDEVIVLTGKDKGKRGVVQQRVDAEHVIVEGVNVAKKATKPNPMTGVQGGIVDKTMPIHVSNVALFNAATGKADRVGFKDVDGKKVRVFMSSGEVVKV; this comes from the coding sequence ATGGATAAGATTCGTAAAAACGACGAAGTCATCGTTCTGACCGGTAAAGACAAGGGCAAACGTGGTGTCGTGCAGCAGCGTGTAGACGCTGAGCACGTCATCGTGGAAGGCGTCAACGTCGCTAAAAAAGCGACCAAGCCGAACCCAATGACCGGTGTACAGGGCGGTATCGTCGATAAGACTATGCCGATTCACGTGTCCAACGTTGCATTGTTCAATGCAGCGACTGGCAAGGCAGACCGCGTAGGTTTTAAAGATGTCGACGGCAAGAAAGTCCGCGTCTTTATGTCCTCCGGCGAAGTAGTGAAGGTTTAA
- the rpsS gene encoding 30S ribosomal protein S19 has translation MTRSLKKGPFIDAHLVKKVEAAQANKDKKPVKTWSRRSTISPDFIGLTIAVHNGKLHVPVYVSENMVGHKLGEFALTRTFKGHAADKKAKK, from the coding sequence ATGACACGTTCATTGAAAAAAGGGCCGTTCATCGACGCCCACCTGGTGAAAAAAGTCGAAGCCGCGCAAGCGAACAAAGACAAGAAGCCAGTCAAAACCTGGTCGCGTCGTTCGACGATCTCGCCTGACTTCATCGGCCTGACGATCGCGGTTCACAACGGCAAGCTGCACGTGCCGGTGTACGTTTCCGAGAACATGGTTGGTCACAAGCTCGGCGAATTCGCACTGACCCGTACGTTCAAGGGCCATGCCGCTGACAAGAAGGCGAAGAAATAA